The DNA window CTTCTGCTCGCCGTCGGGCGCGGAAGTCCGAACCCGCCGCGCTTCGTGGTGCTGGATCGCGCCGCGCCGCGCGGGGTCAAACGCGCACCGACCGTGGTGCTGGTCGGCAAAGGCGTCACGTTCGACACCGGCGGCATCTCGCTCAAGCCGCGCGAAAACATGAACAGGATGAAGTACGACATGGCCGGCGCGGCCGCGGTGCTGGGACTGTTCGCGGCGCTGCCGCAACTCGCAGTGCCGGTTCGCGTGGTGGGATTGATCGCGAGTGCCGAGAACATGCCGGGTGGTCGCGCGTTCAAGCCCGGTGACGTGTTGCGAGCACTCGATGGAACCACGGTCGAAGTCACCAACACCGACGCGGAAGGACGGCTGGTGCTCGCGGATGCGCTGGTCTACGCGCGGCGCTTCAAGCCTGACGCGGTGATCGACCTCGCGACCCTGACAGGAGCCGTGAGCATCGCGCTCGGAAATCTCGCGGCCGGGCTCTTCACCGACGATGACGCGATCGCGGGCGAGCTGACGCTGGCGGGAGAGGTGACCGGTGAGCGGCTGTGGCGGCTTCCGCTGTGGGACGAGTATGCATCGGAGCTGCGAAGCGACACGGCGGACCTCGTGAACTCGTCGGTCCCGCAGGGGGGTGCGATCCTGGGCGCGATGTTCCTCAAGCGCTTCGCGCGCGGACTGCCGTGGGCGCATCTCGACATCGCGAGCACCGGATGGACGTCCGCGGAGCGCGCGCACGAACCGCGCGGCGCGACCGGGTTCGGGGTGCGGTTGCTGGCCGAGTGGCTGAGCACTCGCTACGGCGGTCGCGCGTGATCGCGAGACGCCGCCACGACGAGTCGTGCGCGACTAGCCCGGCTTCGAGGGACTCTTCGCGGCCGCCGGCGTCCGCGGTCGCGGCGTGGTGGTCGCGGCTTCCCGCTCGATGCGAAGTCCGGTGCCCGTATGCGTCATGAGCAACAGGCGGCCCTGGCGATCGAGCCACAGATCGAACACCAGCGGTTCCTGGCGGAACTGAAGGTGGCTCGCCGTCACCGACTTGCCGCCCCATCGCAACGGCTCGGAGGGCAGTCGCGCGACCTGCGCCTCGGCGGTGGTGTCGCGGTCCGCG is part of the Candidatus Eisenbacteria bacterium genome and encodes:
- a CDS encoding leucyl aminopeptidase, giving the protein SARQRRAVARGDAIASGTCLARDLANTPGDALPPDALARRARQVARDAGASVQVLGVPQMTRLGMGLLLAVGRGSPNPPRFVVLDRAAPRGVKRAPTVVLVGKGVTFDTGGISLKPRENMNRMKYDMAGAAAVLGLFAALPQLAVPVRVVGLIASAENMPGGRAFKPGDVLRALDGTTVEVTNTDAEGRLVLADALVYARRFKPDAVIDLATLTGAVSIALGNLAAGLFTDDDAIAGELTLAGEVTGERLWRLPLWDEYASELRSDTADLVNSSVPQGGAILGAMFLKRFARGLPWAHLDIASTGWTSAERAHEPRGATGFGVRLLAEWLSTRYGGRA